The following coding sequences are from one Ovis canadensis isolate MfBH-ARS-UI-01 breed Bighorn chromosome 25, ARS-UI_OviCan_v2, whole genome shotgun sequence window:
- the OR13A1 gene encoding olfactory receptor 13A1: protein MKLWLEIHLIVPETPFSLGTMSNQSLVTKFVLQGFSEHPEHRALLFSCFLSLYCVALTGNTLIILAIALNSGLHTPMYFFLFNLATMDIICASSVTPKALEGLVLEESSISYGGCMAQLYFLPWAASSELLLLTVMAYDRYAAVCHPLHYGTEMSKAFCGTLAAGVWALCAFNVAIHAGLMLRLDFCGPDVITHFFCEVPPLLLLSCSSTYVNSIMIVLADAFYGILNFLMTIVSYGFIISSILKMRTAEGKKKAFSTCSSHLIVVGVYYTAVLYAYISPVSSYSVEKSKLAGVLYTMLSPTLNPLIYTLRNMEVKAALRKLFPFFRN, encoded by the coding sequence ATGAAGCTGTGGTTGGAGATTCACCTCATAGTTCCAGAAACCCCTTTCAGCCTGGGGACCATGAGTAACCAGAGTCTGGTAACAAAGTTTGTCCTGCAGGGTTTCTCAGAGCACCCAGAACACCGCGCGCTCTTATTCAGCTGCTTCCTCTCCCTCTACTGTGTGGCACTCACAGGAAATACTCTTATCATTTTGGCTATCGCCCTCAACTCCGGGCTCCATAcccccatgtactttttcctcttcAACTTGGCAACTATGGATATTATCTGTGCATCTTCCGTCACGCCCAAGGCGCTGGAGGGTCTAGTATTAGAGGAGAGCTCCATCTCCTATGGGGGCTGCATGGCCCAGCTTTACTTCCTCCCCTGGGCTGCATCTTCCGAGCTGCTCCTCCTCACGGTCATGGCCTATGACCGGTATGCAGCCGTCTGCCACCCGCTGCACTATGGCACCGAGATGAGCAAGGCATTCTGTGGCACGCTGGCCGCAGGTGTGTGGGCACTGTGTGCCTTCAACGTGGCCATCCACGCTGGGCTGATGCTGCGCTTGGACTTCTGTGGCCCCGATGTTATCACCCATTTCTTCTGCGAGGTCCCTCCTCTGTTACTTCTCTCCTGTAGCTCCACCTATGTGAACAGCATCATGATTGTCCTGGCTGATGCCTTTTACGGTATATTGAACTTCCTGATGACCATCGTGTCATACGGCTTCATCATCTCCAGCATCCTAAAGATGCGGACTGCGGAGGGGAAGAAGAAAGCCTTTTCCACCTGCTCTTCCCACCTTATTGTGGTGGGCGTGTACTATACTGCCGTGCTCTACGCCTACATAAGCCCCGTCTCCAGCTACAGCGTGGAGAAGAGCAAGTTGGCTGGCGTACTATACACCATGTTGAGCCCTACTCTCAACCCCCTCATCTATACTTTGAGAAACATGGAGGTCAAAGCAGCTCTCAGGAAACTTTTCCCCTTCTTCAGAAATTAA